The following is a genomic window from Antechinus flavipes isolate AdamAnt ecotype Samford, QLD, Australia chromosome 3, AdamAnt_v2, whole genome shotgun sequence.
CATAGAAGGAACTATTAATCCAGGAGAAACCTGTTTGATCATTGAAGATGTGGTGACCAGTGGTTCTAGTGTTTGGGAAACTGTTGAGGTCCTTCAGAGGGAAGGTTTGAAAGTCACAGATGCCATCGTATTGCTGGACAGAGAGCAGGGAGGCAAGGCCAAGCTGCAAGAGCAAGGCATTCACTTACATTCCGTCTGTACCTTGTCAAAGATTCTGGAGATTCTTGAGCAGCAGAAAAAGATTAATGCTGAGATGGTTGGGAAAGTGACGAGATTTATTCAGGATAACAACTTTGGAATTGCTAAGCAAAATGGTATCGAACCTGCAAAGGAAACTCTCAAAGAACTTAGCTTTGGCATGCGTGCCCAGCTCCCTGGGACCCATCCTATGGCATCAAAACTTCTCAGGCTTATGGAAAAGAAGCAGACCAACTTGTGTCTTTCTGCTGATGTTATTGAGGCCAAAGAACTGTTGCAGCTAGCAGCTACTCTTGGTCCTAGCATCTGTATGCTCAAGACTCACGTAGATATTCTGAATGACTTCAACATGGAGATCATGGAGAACTTGAAAGCCTTAGCAGAAATCCATGAGTTCTTAATATTTGAAGACCGAAAATTTGCGGATATAGGAAACACAGTGAAGAAGCAATATGAAGgtaaaaattgtatttctttaaaaaaaaatttttttttttttataaatttattctcttctccatttttcccttttctctagtATTTACAAaactatgcatgggtaatttttcaacattgatccttgcaaaaccctatgttctaaattttcccctcctccccctatcccttcccctaaatggcaggtaatctaatacatgttaaatatgttgaaatatatgttaaatccaatgtatgtatacatatttatacaattatcatgctgcacaagaaaaatctgatcaagaaggggaaaaaaaaccgaGCAAACACCAACAGagtgaacaattttaaaaaattagtcatGTCTAAAATTGTATgtttctctttttgcattttaagTATCATCACCTCTCTTGCAGGAGGTGAATGTCTTGTTTGTTTTAGACCTCTGTACTTGGAATTAATTATTGCATTGATTAGCGTTTTTAAGattcttccaggtttttctttacAGTATTAAGGTTTTTTGTATAATCGCTCTAGGTCAGTCCAGAAGTGTCTTCAAAGTTTTCTCTGAAATTGCCTATTTTGtcatttaataaattcatatacTACAAAATTTAGTTCTTCCCCAATAGCTAACTAGACATCTTCTTAGCTTTTAGTTTTCAGCTATTAGCTATCATGAATTTTGGGGGGGGCATttggatcttttttcttttcctttgatttttctctctttttctcttcatttgatttctttatctatatgtgtgtgtgtacatgtatataccacacacatatatctggatcaaaaaatattttcaatttaggaacttttttttttttaaaccttcttcCAAATCATTTTCCAGAAAGGTTAGACCAGTTCCCAATTTCATCAACAGCACATTAgtgaatttattttccttccgCCCCTTCAGAAGTTgtcatttttgctaatttgagGGATATAAAGCAGAACATCAGATACATTTGATGAGTTATTAGTGagctgaaactttttttttcttaatgtggcAGTtgatagtttgaatttttttttaactacctaGTTTAAttatttggccttttttttttttttttttttttagaaaataggttactcataaatttgaataatttcCTTGAATATGAgagctttatcagagaaacttgatggaaaaaaaaaatttcctcagctgttttctctttaattttaatagcattagatttgtttttgtaaaaatatatatataatcaaagatatccattttatcttttgtgattttaATCTCTGTTGTAAACTTTCTATATCCATAAGTGTGAAAGATAATTTCTCTAATATGCTTGTGATGCCACCTTTTTCATTcagggtttttgttgtttatatGGTGTGAGGTGTTGATCTAAATacagtttctctgaaactatttttGGATCTCATACTCCCCTTCTCATTCCCTTCAcactttttttccattattatccatgaaattattagttttttgttcttccagataaatttatttctatttttttctagctttataaaataatcctttggtagtttgacatggcattgaataaactgatttagtagtatttttttttattatattggctcagccaaCCCTTGAAAAATTAATGTTTCTTTAGTTATTTTGGTCATTATTTCTGCAAAGTATGTATTATTGGCTTTATATAGTTCCTAAGTGTGTCTTAATAGATCtctatcaaatattttatacctaGAGTTAATTATTTTGTACCtggaattattttgaatagaatttgtCTTTGTAAAACTTTTCCTTCTGGGAGAGAACTGAATCCCAAGAGACGAGCTTTTGTGCtattcttttttggatttttcaGTAAAGCAGAGTTTGTCTACTGAACTAGTTTTCCATGTCTCTGGGATTGTTGTAGTCACCATTAAATGCTAAGTTAAaagttgatatttaaaaaaatgtgacttAAGCAGTTGAGTAGATGAAGAGTCAAGAACTCCAGggatcaaatctgaccttagatatttGTCTTGGGACCACTTAACCTGCCTAcctctgtttttttaattataaaacagGGACAATaacaccatttctttctcccaagttttgcaaggattaaatgaggtgatatttgtaaagcatttagccaATATTAGTATTAAGAGAAATGTCAGACTTGCTATCAGTTGATATAGTGGTATCTCCATATGctgctcatctttaaaatagaggCTACACAGGCCTGCTGCTACCTAACTCCACAAATGTGTGCCCCCGCTCTTTAAATGGGCTTTCAAtgttttagaaaacattttaatgaataGGGCATTTTCCTCATTTTGGGAAATGAGAAAACAGTTGGAGAGAATATaaatctttggaaattgaatgaggatagAAGAACCAAGACTTGGAAGGACTAGATCTTTTAAGATAATTGCCAGGCTTAAAGTTTTGACAGGaatgaaaaatgacaatttattcttttaatgatACTTTAGGTAATTGGTGTTTGATGGCCCTAACAATCATGAAAAACAGTACTTCATCCTAAAGCCTGTTGGTTTCTCTTCATCAGTTTGAAAAGCTACAGTAACATTTACTAGAAacattgagttccagattctctcccatCCTCCCCATCCTCATTTCCTATTAaggtacatgtgaagttatgcaaaacatttccataaaataaaaaatagcattgTTAACATTTGTCTTCCTTGCATGATGAAGATTACAATGTTCAATCCatgttaatgaaaaatatttgcaaaacttAGTCTCACTTTTTATGGTCTTAAGCTAGTTACTCTAGGGAAGTGTTAGCTTTTCAATGACACCTTTAATGTGGAACCCTGGGTACAATTACATTTGCAACAGCTGCAAGCTCTCAGGAGTATCTGGGTACTAACGTGTTATTACAAAATTTCACATTTCTGTAATTGTCTCTTGCTTGAACAAGTTTCACTTGAGAATAATCCTATCTATTCCCCTCTCTCTTAGGTGGTGTTTTCAAAATAGCTTCCTGGGCAGATCTAGTAAATGCCCATGTGGTGCCAGGCCCAGGAGTTGTGAAAGGCCTCAGTGAAGTGGGGATGCCGATGCAGCGAGGCTGCCTCTTGATTGCAGAAATGAGCTCCTCTGGGTCTTTGGCCATGGGCGACTACACGAAAGCAGCTGTAAGTGAGGGCTCAGCCCACCTAGGCTTGGGTAGGGAGAAACAAGAGGGAAGCAAATAAGGTATGTGTACATAGACCAGATCTAAGGAATGCTTTTTGGATTCTTTGTGGATTTGTGTAATTATCATATCCATTTTCTCGGATGACTCTTCCATGACAGCATTtcataatggaaaagaaaacccCGTCTTTGGAGCCAGCAAAGTCTGGATGCAAAGGCTGCCTCTACCTCTTGCAGCTCGAGAAGCCATTTAAACAGTAAATTTTGGTTTCCATagctgtaaaatagagataatatctGAAGTAAGTCCTTCAGATATTTTGTGAGGCTCCAATGAGATGAATGTGAaggattttgtaaattttaaaatagatgttaCTGCTGTTCATTAGAAATGCTAAGtgatcactttcctttttctttcatcttgtcCTATTCAGAAGTATTCCCTGAAGCCCTAGCAATTAGGGCTGAATTTATTGATAACTTAACATTTAGAGacttttaaagaactttaaatatattatctcatgtgaaCCTCCCCACAACTTCTAGTAATAGATTCTGGTCATTGTCCTggttttatggatgagaaaattcagttttataggggttaaatgacttgcttctgtatttctaggggaaaaaaaaaaaaatctagtaaatGTAGAATGATTCAAACATAGTTCTTCTTGCCTCCAAACACAGCATTCTATACTTCCTTTAACATGTGTATACATTCTGCTTAGTTTCTCTGAGAATCAAGTTAAGCCAACAGCTTTCCATAATACCACTCTAGCCACCTGACATAGCCAAACTTTAccataatttgaataattttatgctcttatcaaatttgtttttaatacctAATTCATCCTGAAAGTATAAATAAGCTAGTCTTTGGAGAATCCTTAAGATACGTGTCCACAGAGTTCCTCTTCCACATGATTGATTTGAATCAATACAGATTTCACAATTACTTCTaagagagtattttttttccttaccttgTAATATACCAAGATGTAATATATCTTgtgatattttaattctttcaaagaatataatattttcagtCTTAGAATTAGCAAAttcataatacatttttttttaaggaccaaATGGGAAAGTCAGTTTTACAGTGGGTTTTCTGGGTGATAATCCCTCAGTTATACCATAAGTCTTGGAATCTGCTGTCACAGCAATATATATAGTATTCAGATTTTAAGTGACTGCTGCCAGGTGTTAGAGTTGTTAGTGTTTTGAAGAGTCATAGTGTTGCAGTTATAGATAGGGTCAAATTATAATCCCAGATCAAAGGTGACATGTTTTGTACTCTGTATTTACATAATTTCAATATGAAAGGAAATCCATAAAGTAGTGAGGTTTGAGATCAGAAAGTGTATTATTCCTATAAGTAAATGTcctatatatttaaatgtgttttgTCTCTTACATTCTACCAGGTGAAAATGGCTGAGGAAAATTCAGAATTTGTAATTGGTTTTATTTCTGGTTCAAGAGTAAGCAAGAAACCAGAATTTGTTCACTTGACTCCGGGTGTCCAAATACAAGCTGGAGGTAAATACAATCATAGATCGTGTTGTCTCCATTATACTTATTAACCCAGTGAACTATCATTTTTATACAGTAATTTACATGTTAATTTGAGGTCTACATTAAACTAGTTTGAAATGATCTATTTCAGGTTAGAATTTATAATGGGAAGACTTAGCCTGGAAGTTTATCCTAACATCCTTGCAGCCTTTAAGAGATGTTATTCCCTTAAGGGTTTGAGAATCCTATATATTGAGAGGAGAGATATTGGTGTTGATCAGTGTGCTTTCAAGTTGGGATACTTGCATTATTCTAGCCATTTAAAATAAACATGGTATTGGGACTCAACCCAAATGAAGAGTAAAGGATTCTGATACATAAACACAAACGTGAATGAACATTTTTAAGGTTTGTTCATTTAAAAGATTACACAGCCCAAGTACTTTAgcctggaaaaaaataatgagaatagaAGCACACATTAAAAAGGTGCATATTCTTCAGTCTGAGAAGTCAGACATAATTTTTAGATGGTTCTAATACTGATGGGTGTGAATATTCCTTCCATGGATGTGATCTTACAGCCTATTTGTGCTCACCTCCACCTATTGGAGGATTATACAATAGAGGCTTTTTTTACATTTCAAGGCTTAAAGCATAATAGCCCCTAAAACCAGGATTGCATAAATGATAGAATCCTTCATCTCTTAAAATTGAGTTGAAGTGTGAATTCCAAAAAGTGTAAAGAAGgaagtttcaaataaaataacatggtAGCACTATTTAAGCTGATGCAGTAAATGAGTGATAAGAAATTTTATCCTGAGAAACTGTACTGATAGGAAGTTAACTCTAAATTAATTCATAAATAAGTTTATATAAATGCATCAAAAACCTTAGCTGCTGAGCCGCCCTTTTGTTTAATGTCCTGCCTGGGTATTGGCATTCAGTGGCATTTTTTTTAAGCCTCAAAAtgattaacattttaaaagaacttttttttaagccATGATGCTATATCTGATCAGACCAATTGGTAAATCAGTTTTTGTTCAAATAGCCACAGTGTCCCATTATTCTGTCACTGTGAATTAGGGTATAGCTACAGTACAAATTCTGATAAgatgtatgcacatacacatatgtatatttgagAAGGTAGTGAATGCCATGGGAattgtgactgtgtgtgtgtttttccatttgtaaaattgaaGGGCTTAATGCATTTTAAAGCCTTTAATTCTAGCGTGTTAATGGTTTATGgtacaaataataaatttaggGATACTTGAAAGATTTTCTAACAAGATAccttaagaaaagcaaaaaataaaataaggggatGAAATCATTTAACATGTTTTCCTTTCtacaaaaatgttaaacattatatatgtataagaagtttgttctttgttttgatCCAAATATAAGCTGTGCTTTTCCCAAAATCTGGCTTATATAAAATCTGGAAAACATATAATATGGGGTAGTGCTATTCCTCTCTGAATAAGCATGTATTTCCTTCAGCCTCACCTTTTTAGAGCGGTTTCATTTTGCTCATATTACAGCATGGCataagaaaatgagaattgaaaagATAAGATTAGGTTTTAGCATTTTGGTTAAAACTGCTGTAGGTTTCTTTGTGAAATAGTTAACATGAAAGATGCTTTTATACAAATTGTTTTAGCTCTTGTCATAAGATaaatagtttccttattttttcctttcacaggGGATAATCTTGGCCAACAGTATAACAGTCCACAGGAAGTTATTGGCAAACGAGGTTCTGATGTCATCATTGTGGGCCGTGGCATATTAACAGCCTCCAACCATCTAGAAGCAGCTGAAATGTATAGAAAAGCTGCCTGGGAAGCCTATTTAGCTAGACTTAATGTTTGAATCTctgaaaatactttattttttaaaacatttctactCAAATGCTCTGACTTCACATTGACCATACcacaaaatcaaaattgcaaagaCTAGGGAAGCTGCCAGGCACTTGAGTATTTAATGACTGGGAAACACTCCTATGgtaataaatgctttctaaaatatagttttcttgtgACTGACATTTTATAAGGCAGTCATGGAATCTGTTCCACCTTCTTTTTATTAAGCTAAGAGCGAAAGAGCTGAGTCAAAAGGCTCAGCTTGTCAGTGACAAGCCTTTTATACTtgaatatgtttatttttgtagaaatttattcccatttaaaagacaaaaaaaatttattgatgttttatttttttaaacatcttggTTACTTTACTTCTCATAAGGaaatatagttaagcaaaacaaactgtACTAACAGTTTTATATGTCAAGGCCACCATTTGAAAAAAGTGTATGTTTTGTCTTCTGGAGTCAGGATTGGTCATTTTATTAAGCAGAATTAATTATTAAGCAGTTGTTATCCTTTGTTACCATCATATAAATggtgcttttttaaaatgtactctGCATTCATTTTTATCAGTCTTCACATGAAACCCCTTTATCTTTGGCATTGAAGTATATGCCTAGTAGAGGTACTTGTGGGTCAGAGAACATGGacattttagtgattttttttttgttttttgtttttttgaagagGCTTCCTTCTCACCTCCCAAATATATGGCAAAACAATAGCTTGTTAGTAGCAGTGAATCAGTTTTCTTCTTGATTCTGGGATAAGAGGgcacttttttcttcctgttttataATCATCCTTTCaatgataaattttaaatgatagcTTTATCATTCATTCTCCATAATAATAATTTGCTAATCCAAACATGTTacctaattttttcttaaaagatattgaGACATTCCTCAAGATGTAGTTGACTCAGGAGACTTGATGTCTCTGCCTTATTACCTGGATACTAAGCATCCACAAGGAGCC
Proteins encoded in this region:
- the UMPS gene encoding uridine 5'-monophosphate synthase, which translates into the protein MASSAMDALVPLVTALYEAQAFKFGDFVLKSGLSSPVYVDLRGIVSRPLLLKQVADILFKTAQNAGISFDTVCGVPYTALPLATVICSTYQIPMLIRRKETKDYGTKRLIEGTINPGETCLIIEDVVTSGSSVWETVEVLQREGLKVTDAIVLLDREQGGKAKLQEQGIHLHSVCTLSKILEILEQQKKINAEMVGKVTRFIQDNNFGIAKQNGIEPAKETLKELSFGMRAQLPGTHPMASKLLRLMEKKQTNLCLSADVIEAKELLQLAATLGPSICMLKTHVDILNDFNMEIMENLKALAEIHEFLIFEDRKFADIGNTVKKQYEGGVFKIASWADLVNAHVVPGPGVVKGLSEVGMPMQRGCLLIAEMSSSGSLAMGDYTKAAVKMAEENSEFVIGFISGSRVSKKPEFVHLTPGVQIQAGGDNLGQQYNSPQEVIGKRGSDVIIVGRGILTASNHLEAAEMYRKAAWEAYLARLNV